One genomic window of Candidatus Omnitrophota bacterium includes the following:
- a CDS encoding rubrerythrin family protein, producing MGKSIKGSKTEQNLLKAFAGESQARNRYTYFASAARKEGYEQIANIFTETAENEKEHAKVFFKHLEGGDVEITAVYPAGAIRDTKSNLESAAAGEKLEWTTLYSDFGRIAKEEGFPEVSQSFEQIAKVERFHESRYRRLIANVANKEVFRKKTAVKWHCTNCGYVMEGNEPPKECPACKHPQSFYEVLAENF from the coding sequence ATGGGGAAATCGATCAAAGGCTCGAAGACGGAGCAAAATCTGTTGAAGGCGTTCGCAGGCGAGTCGCAGGCGCGTAACCGCTATACCTACTTTGCGAGCGCCGCCCGGAAGGAAGGGTATGAGCAGATAGCCAATATCTTTACCGAAACGGCGGAGAACGAGAAGGAGCACGCGAAGGTCTTCTTCAAGCATCTCGAGGGCGGCGATGTCGAGATCACGGCCGTATATCCTGCCGGCGCCATAAGGGATACGAAGTCGAACCTGGAATCTGCGGCGGCAGGGGAGAAGCTTGAATGGACGACGCTCTATTCGGATTTTGGCCGTATCGCGAAGGAAGAGGGTTTTCCTGAAGTATCGCAGTCGTTCGAGCAGATAGCAAAGGTTGAGAGGTTCCACGAATCGAGGTACAGGCGGCTGATCGCCAATGTCGCGAATAAAGAGGTCTTCAGGAAGAAGACGGCCGTGAAGTGGCATTGCACGAACTGCGGCTACGTCATGGAGGGGAATGAGCCGCCGAAGGAATGTCCGGCGTGCAAGCACCCCCAGTCGTTCTACGAGGTGCTGGCGGAGAATTTTTAG
- a CDS encoding acetate kinase produces the protein MLILVINCGSSSAKYQLFDIRRYRSLAKGVVERIGQKDPRLHHQRDGHGGVDRMVDCKDHHVAIEMIVDVLTDPRHGVIKSKSEISGIGHRVVHGGEEFKSSTLITGKVIRSVEKYSDLAPLHNPPSLFGIKACAKILAGIPQVAVFDTSFHQTMPEKAFLYGLPFRYYKKYGIRRYGFHGTSHRFVAEEAARELKRPPKALKLVTCHLGNGCSMAAVDRGVSVDTTMGFTPLEGLIMGTRSGDLDPAIVFYLMEKERLSPHRINDILNKESGLLGISGISNDMRDLLKSSKLQAPGSRLAKLAIEIFIYRIEKYIGAYQAAMGGLDAVIFTAGIGENNPWIRKRIAKDLANVVSGKTKFLTIPTNEELLIARDTYEIIKKGV, from the coding sequence CAGAAGGACCCGCGGCTGCACCACCAGCGCGACGGGCACGGCGGCGTGGACCGGATGGTCGATTGTAAAGATCACCATGTCGCCATCGAGATGATCGTCGACGTCCTGACGGACCCCAGGCACGGCGTCATAAAGTCAAAGAGCGAGATAAGCGGCATAGGCCACAGGGTCGTCCACGGCGGCGAGGAGTTTAAGTCGTCGACCCTCATCACCGGGAAGGTGATACGGTCGGTGGAGAAGTACAGCGATCTGGCGCCGCTCCATAACCCTCCGTCCCTTTTCGGCATAAAGGCCTGCGCGAAGATCCTCGCGGGCATACCCCAGGTAGCCGTATTCGATACCTCGTTCCACCAGACGATGCCGGAGAAGGCGTTCCTTTACGGCCTTCCCTTCAGGTATTATAAAAAATACGGTATCCGGCGGTACGGTTTTCACGGCACTAGCCACAGGTTCGTGGCCGAAGAGGCGGCCCGGGAACTGAAGCGGCCGCCGAAGGCCCTCAAGCTGGTCACCTGCCATCTCGGCAACGGCTGCAGTATGGCTGCGGTCGACAGGGGGGTCTCCGTAGATACTACGATGGGCTTCACCCCTCTTGAGGGGCTCATAATGGGGACGCGTTCAGGCGACCTCGATCCGGCGATAGTATTTTATCTAATGGAGAAGGAGCGCCTTTCGCCGCACCGTATCAACGATATACTCAATAAGGAGAGCGGTCTTCTCGGCATCTCGGGCATCAGTAACGACATGCGGGATCTGTTGAAGTCCTCCAAGCTCCAGGCCCCAGGCTCCAGGCTCGCTAAGCTGGCGATCGAGATCTTTATCTACAGGATCGAGAAATATATAGGCGCATACCAGGCGGCCATGGGCGGCCTGGACGCCGTCATATTTACGGCGGGCATAGGAGAGAACAACCCCTGGATCAGGAAGAGAATAGCTAAGGACCTCGCGAACGTCGTTTCCGGGAAGACAAAATTTCTGACGATCCCGACGAATGAGGAGTTGCTTATCGCGAGGGACACGTACGAGATAATAAAAAAAGGAGTCTGA
- the rpmF gene encoding 50S ribosomal protein L32: MALPKRKHSKSRRDKRRSANSKVYMQNLSVCPNCKKPRLPHRVCPHCGFYKGKPVVVIEEKVEKKK, translated from the coding sequence ATGGCACTGCCTAAACGTAAACATTCGAAGTCGAGGCGCGATAAGCGGCGCAGCGCGAACAGTAAGGTCTATATGCAGAACCTTTCCGTCTGCCCGAACTGCAAAAAGCCGCGCCTCCCGCACAGGGTCTGTCCCCATTGCGGTTTTTACAAGGGGAAGCCGGTGGTCGTGATCGAAGAGAAGGTGGAGAAGAAGAAGTAG
- the plsX gene encoding phosphate acyltransferase PlsX, with protein MKIVLDAMGGDNAPAVEVEGAIQAMQEFGHDIVLVGDEKRINEELAKHGGKPDKVSILHAPEVIEMSEPAAISVRRKRHSSIVVGLELLKHGEADSFVSAGNTGAVVCASTLSLRLLPGIERAGIAIVIPALTGTSLIIDVGANINPKPIHLLQYGIMSDAYSRYILHKDDPTVGLLNVGEEETKGTEFIKEAHTLLSESKLNFIGNMEGRDIYSGKADIVLCDGFVGNVILKVSESVVDTIMQLLKKEIKSSIIATVGAVLSSSAFNELKKKMDYSEYGGAPLLGVDGSCIISHGSSSPKAIKNAIRVAAEFVRQDVNKHIVEELESY; from the coding sequence ATGAAGATAGTCCTTGATGCAATGGGCGGCGATAACGCCCCGGCGGTAGAGGTCGAAGGCGCGATCCAGGCGATGCAGGAGTTCGGGCACGACATCGTGCTGGTCGGCGACGAGAAGCGCATCAATGAGGAACTGGCCAAACACGGAGGCAAACCCGATAAGGTCTCCATACTTCACGCGCCCGAAGTGATCGAGATGAGCGAACCGGCGGCCATATCGGTACGGCGTAAGAGGCATTCCTCGATAGTCGTAGGTCTGGAGCTCCTGAAACACGGCGAGGCGGACTCATTCGTGAGCGCCGGCAATACGGGCGCGGTGGTTTGCGCGTCGACGCTCTCACTGAGGCTCTTGCCCGGCATAGAGCGGGCCGGCATCGCGATCGTGATCCCGGCCCTGACCGGGACCTCGCTCATCATCGACGTAGGAGCCAACATAAATCCGAAGCCGATACATCTGCTGCAGTACGGCATCATGTCGGACGCCTATTCGCGGTATATACTGCATAAGGATGATCCGACCGTCGGTCTTCTCAATGTCGGCGAGGAGGAGACGAAGGGGACGGAGTTCATAAAAGAGGCGCACACGCTCTTGAGCGAGTCGAAGCTGAATTTCATAGGCAACATGGAAGGCCGCGATATCTATTCCGGGAAGGCGGACATAGTATTATGCGACGGGTTCGTCGGCAACGTGATCCTGAAGGTCTCGGAGAGCGTCGTGGACACGATCATGCAGCTCCTGAAGAAAGAGATAAAGTCGAGCATCATAGCAACGGTGGGGGCGGTCCTGTCGAGCTCGGCCTTCAACGAACTGAAGAAGAAGATGGACTACTCAGAATACGGCGGCGCTCCGCTTCTCGGAGTCGACGGCAGCTGTATCATAAGCCACGGGTCATCGTCGCCCAAGGCGATAAAGAACGCGATACGGGTCGCCGCAGAGTTCGTGCGGCAGGATGTGAATAAGCATATAGTCGAGGAATTGGAGAGCTATTGA
- the fabD gene encoding ACP S-malonyltransferase, which produces MVDAAYIFPGQGAQYVGMGKDLYGSFPAARDIFDKANTLLKFDLKKLCFDGPQEELATTENSQPAILTTSIAALRAYEASGLAAEFSPKFCLGLSLGEYTALVAAGSISFEDALLLVRKRGELMEDASRKTPGKMACVIGMELQAVEGLCKGIGCEVANLNCPGQVVVSGKTTNIELLASLAKEKGARRVLMLEVSGPFHSSLMTGARDKLQNFIDKVQILPPKCSFISNVDAAVQADPVKIKDNLIKQVNSMTLWERSIRAVAASGIKTFLEIGPGQVLKGLLKKIDPKLEVRNIGTAGDLQPQTQTQ; this is translated from the coding sequence ATGGTAGACGCGGCATATATATTTCCGGGGCAGGGGGCGCAATACGTGGGGATGGGCAAGGACCTGTATGGATCATTCCCTGCGGCCCGGGACATATTCGATAAGGCGAACACCCTCCTTAAATTTGACCTGAAGAAGTTATGTTTTGATGGACCGCAGGAGGAACTCGCAACGACCGAGAACAGCCAGCCGGCGATATTGACGACGAGTATCGCGGCCCTAAGGGCATATGAGGCGTCAGGCCTCGCGGCAGAATTCTCTCCTAAGTTCTGCCTGGGCCTTTCACTGGGGGAATATACGGCGCTCGTAGCGGCCGGCAGCATTTCGTTCGAGGATGCCCTCCTCCTGGTCAGGAAGAGGGGGGAGCTGATGGAGGACGCTTCGCGGAAGACGCCTGGCAAGATGGCATGCGTCATAGGCATGGAGCTTCAGGCCGTCGAAGGCCTATGTAAAGGGATCGGCTGCGAGGTCGCGAACCTCAACTGCCCGGGCCAGGTGGTCGTATCCGGCAAGACGACCAATATAGAGCTCCTGGCGAGTTTAGCCAAAGAGAAGGGGGCCAGGAGGGTGTTGATGCTTGAGGTGAGCGGGCCGTTCCATTCCTCGCTCATGACCGGCGCCCGCGACAAGCTGCAGAATTTCATCGACAAAGTCCAGATACTCCCGCCGAAGTGCTCGTTCATAAGTAACGTAGACGCCGCGGTCCAGGCCGACCCCGTGAAGATAAAAGATAATCTTATAAAACAGGTCAATTCGATGACGCTCTGGGAAAGATCGATAAGGGCCGTTGCCGCAAGCGGCATAAAGACCTTCCTCGAGATAGGGCCCGGTCAGGTCCTTAAAGGGCTCCTGAAGAAGATCGACCCGAAGCTCGAAGTCAGGAATATCGGCACCGCAGGCGATCTCCAGCCGCAGACGCAGACCCAATAA
- a CDS encoding desulfoferrodoxin FeS4 iron-binding domain-containing protein yields MAVEKTGEKYRCNVCGNEVVVTEVGGGTLVCCGKEMEKIEG; encoded by the coding sequence ATGGCAGTGGAGAAGACGGGTGAGAAGTACAGGTGCAACGTATGCGGCAATGAGGTGGTGGTGACCGAGGTGGGCGGCGGGACGCTCGTCTGCTGCGGCAAAGAGATGGAGAAGATAGAAGGTTAA
- a CDS encoding beta-ketoacyl-ACP synthase III, with protein MCETKKVGIIGLGAYLPEKVLTNAELERMVDTTDEWITTRTGIKERRIARKDEATSDMAAEAARRALSDAKLKPEDIDLIIVATITPDMFFPATACLVQEKLGARQVPAFDISVACSGFIYGLAIANQFISSGAYKHALVVAAEKLSSVTDWSDRSTCVLFGDGAGAAVLGPVERGGILSVHLGANGKAGDLIKLPAGGSRIPATKKTIEDRLHFIKMNGAELFKHAVRVMADAALNATRPLNLKAEDISLVIPHQANIRILEAVAKRMGLSKEKIYLNIEKYGNMSAASSAVALVEAVKEGRIKKGDKILLDAFGGGLTWGAIVIEW; from the coding sequence ATGTGTGAGACGAAAAAAGTCGGGATCATAGGGCTGGGTGCGTATCTGCCGGAGAAGGTTCTGACCAATGCGGAACTGGAGCGCATGGTCGACACTACCGACGAGTGGATCACGACGAGGACAGGCATCAAGGAGCGCAGGATCGCCCGGAAGGATGAGGCGACGAGCGATATGGCCGCCGAGGCGGCGAGGCGCGCCCTGAGCGACGCAAAGTTGAAACCCGAAGACATAGACCTCATCATCGTAGCTACGATCACCCCTGACATGTTCTTCCCGGCTACGGCCTGCCTCGTGCAGGAGAAGCTCGGCGCGCGCCAGGTCCCGGCCTTTGACATAAGCGTAGCCTGCTCCGGATTCATCTACGGCCTCGCTATCGCCAATCAGTTCATAAGCTCAGGCGCCTACAAGCACGCCCTGGTGGTGGCCGCCGAAAAGCTTTCCTCGGTGACCGACTGGAGCGACCGTTCCACGTGCGTCCTATTCGGCGACGGCGCGGGCGCGGCGGTCCTGGGCCCCGTGGAACGGGGCGGGATACTCTCCGTGCACCTGGGCGCGAACGGCAAGGCGGGCGACCTGATAAAACTTCCGGCCGGCGGTTCGAGGATACCCGCTACGAAGAAGACGATCGAAGACAGGCTCCATTTCATCAAGATGAACGGCGCCGAGCTCTTCAAGCACGCAGTGAGGGTCATGGCGGACGCCGCCCTCAACGCTACAAGGCCCCTCAACCTCAAGGCGGAAGATATAAGCCTTGTCATACCTCACCAGGCGAATATAAGGATACTCGAAGCGGTCGCGAAACGGATGGGGCTTAGCAAAGAGAAGATATACCTTAATATAGAGAAGTACGGGAATATGTCCGCGGCCTCGAGCGCGGTGGCGCTCGTCGAAGCGGTCAAAGAAGGGCGCATCAAAAAAGGCGACAAGATACTGCTCGACGCCTTCGGCGGCGGGCTGACATGGGGAGCGATAGTAATAGAATGGTAG